ATCTTTGACTCTAATGTATCTGGAAAATCGGCCACCGCCGGGAAATTAGCCATAGGGGTGCCTGCCGCGACCTTTAACTTGCCAGTAACAAACGCAACATAAACCGCATTAGCCTGTACACGTGTGGCTGGGGTATCCCATCTATCGAAAAGTGTTGAGACTACTTCTTTTAACGCTTCTAGATGTCCTCTGGAGTCCTTAGGTTCAGGTAGTTTCCCCTCAAATAAAAAATTGAGAGGACAATCTGGATAGAAAGCACCAAGGGGAATAATTGCTTTTCTCAATGATTCTAAGTGCCTCGATTCTTTAAGCGTTCTTGTTACTACGCTCCTTTGTTCTACGGTAAGACTACCGTATGAGCTTGTTGGCGCAAACCAGAGTTTCGGGACCTCGTCAAATGTTTCCACTGCCGCTTTGGCCAAAGATAATGCTAGGTCTGCTCCTTCCGTGAAACCGAAACGTCTGTTTAAAAGGCCTATCCACAATAGTTCTGGAAGAACGCAATCGGGCCAATTAGCCTCCTCATACTGGCCCAGTTTGTGAAGAAAGGGGGGCCTAAATCGCTTTCCCACTTGATGATGGTCTGCTAGAATTCTTTTGTTTTCTTTATTTTGTTTACCCATGAAAGAATTACATCCTTTTCAAACCATATGCACTCCCGTTCGGCCCATCTCCTCATTCTCGGACTATGTTGGTGACGGTTTGTGCTATTAGAGCTTTATCAGAGAGCGATAATAACGTCAACGGGTATAACCTCCGACGTAACAGCGCAAGCGCTTTTATAATTTTTTTGAAGACCGGCTTCCGGGGAGGCGTTTCTCCTTCCTCCCCCCACCCGCTACTTGACCAGGTCGTGGAAAATCCAGCCGGGGCGGCCGTCGCTCAAGCGGACCTTCATCCATCCGTACCGGAGGTGGGATGAAGCCGCCCGAACCGTATCGCCCCTCTTGAGGGTTGCGGCCACCGGGTAGGCGAGCCCGAAGCCTTCTCGGACGTTGGCCTCCCAGTTGACGACCTGAACCTTCGTGAGCTCCCCGGTGAGGAAATCAGCGTTGCCCCGCGGGTCCTTTAGCTCGGCGAGCTCCCGCTCCACCTCCCGCGTCACGTTCCTGAGATGCTCGCTACGCTCCTCGCCCCAAAGCGCGTTGGCGGACACCGCATCGGCGGCCCGCTTGAGGGCCGCCACCGCCCGGGTGAGTCGAAAGACGTCCTCCTTCGTCTCCGGCCGGAGATTCGGCTCGGCGAAAGATCGGTGGGCCCCGGAGCGGTGGACTATGGCGATGTTTTCGTGGGCCACATCAAAGGTTGGGATGATGGCAACCGCCCGCTGGAAGGCATCGAGGGCTTCATTCGGCCTCCCCATCCCGGCGTCCAGCACCAGGCCCCTAAGATAGTGGAGGTAAGCGCACTCAGGGGTTGCCGTGAGGCCCTCCTCAACGATGGCGAGCCTCACGACGGCTGGCGTGCGAGTCCACTCAAGGGCGGCCGCCCGCTCCGGCTGGCGGGCCAGGGCCTCCTGATAACAGCGGTCCTGGTTTGTCTCGGCCGCGGAGCCCCCGGACGCCCAGGTCAGCGCAAGGAGGAGAACAACGCCTGCGCGCAAAAACGCCCTCACGAGGGCTCCTCTCTCGATACGCTCCCGCAACAAGCCGGTTAGGGCTCCATGCAGAACATGGTGTGGGTGGCCTCGATGCCCTCGATGGTGCGGATCTGATTGTAGACGATCTTAAGGACGTCCTCGGCAGTATCGCCCTTAACGGTCGCCACCACATCGTAGAGACCGCTCACCAGGAATACGTCCGAAGCCCCTTTGACCCCTTGGAGGGTTTGGGCTGACTCTGTATCAAGCCCAGCCTCGGTGTTTATTAAAATCAGTGCTAGCGCCATGGGTTTGCCTCCTTGCCTTCGCGCCGTCGGTGCAATACGGCGAAGGGGTGGGATGTGAGATTCGAAAAAGGGCCGACGGCCCTACCTCCAAACCTGGTACGCTTTTAATATAGCGCTGCTTTCGGTGAAATTGCAACGAGACGGCGGGGAAGATCAGCCGCCGGGCAGGCAGAGCCGCTCGATAGAGAGCGCCCGGCCCGTGGACTCATCCACCTCGATGATGCAGGCGGAGAACTGGGACGGGCCGCTTGCGGTCTCCATCTTCTGGGGCTGGAGCGTTAGGAAACGCTTCAGGGCGAGCTCCTTGATCACGCCGATGACGCTCTCGGAAGGGCCGGTCATGCCGACGTCTGTGATGTAGGCGGTCCCGCCGGGCAGGATACGTTCGTCGGCGGTCTGGACGTGGGTATGGGTGCCGATGACCACCGAGGCCCGCCCGTCGAGATAGTAGCCCATGGCCTGTTTCTCGCTCGTGGCCTCGGCGTGCATGTCCACGACGATGACCCGGGCGGCCTCGGCGAGCGCCGGCAACAGATCGTCGGCGGTCCGAAACGGACAGTCGTAGGATGCCATGAAGACCCGGCCCGAGAGGTTGAGGACAGCCACGGGAACGCCGCCGGGCGTCTCAGCGACGATTGAGCCGAACCCGGGCTGCGCCGGGGGGTAGTTTGCGGGCCGTAGCAGCCTGCGTTCGGTATCGATGACTTCCATGACCTCACGCTTGTCCCAGATGTGGTTGCCGCTGGTGAGCACATCGATGCCGTAGGCGAAGAGCTGCTTGAGTATCGAGGGGGTCACGCCGAATCCCCCGGCTGCGTTCTCACAGTTGGCGATGGTGAGGTCCACGTTGCGGCTGTCAATGAGGCCGTAGAGGTGCTCGGCCACGGCCCTGCGGCCTGGCTTGCCCACGATGTCGCCGATAAAGCAGATCCTCACTACGTCCTGGACTCCTTATCTCCCTACGATCAGCGCGCGAAATCAGTGGCCCTGGTCTCTCTGATAACGGTGACCTTGATCTCCCCCGGGTAGGCCATCTCGGCCTCGATTTTCTTGGCAATATCCCTGGCCAGCAAGTAGGTCTCTTTGTCGGGGATCGCCTCC
The window above is part of the Nitrospinota bacterium genome. Proteins encoded here:
- a CDS encoding Lrp/AsnC family transcriptional regulator yields the protein MALALILINTEAGLDTESAQTLQGVKGASDVFLVSGLYDVVATVKGDTAEDVLKIVYNQIRTIEGIEATHTMFCMEP
- a CDS encoding TIGR00282 family metallophosphoesterase, which gives rise to MRICFIGDIVGKPGRRAVAEHLYGLIDSRNVDLTIANCENAAGGFGVTPSILKQLFAYGIDVLTSGNHIWDKREVMEVIDTERRLLRPANYPPAQPGFGSIVAETPGGVPVAVLNLSGRVFMASYDCPFRTADDLLPALAEAARVIVVDMHAEATSEKQAMGYYLDGRASVVIGTHTHVQTADERILPGGTAYITDVGMTGPSESVIGVIKELALKRFLTLQPQKMETASGPSQFSACIIEVDESTGRALSIERLCLPGG